A single Corallococcus silvisoli DNA region contains:
- a CDS encoding PilZ domain-containing protein yields the protein MSVPTHEVLIVHPDEARRGALVAALGAHRVAAVGSQLEATRRMESSVPTLIIAPADNARRFLRHVDRAAPEAVCVFVCARSDQQGLEELVETAAEGHVFSTVDDALTEGELSARLRDILQLRASTRVSLDAGMRVDFLLHGRSFVAECQDLGHFGAALLVPMDASMAAFLPGTPLEGLSMVRDGRPVLHVARAYVRHATPVQQGPQAFLRVGLSWRPGPGEATAAPPRTLRDPVAVQAALRKALRRELPLWLHPPDRQAAHFRLESAAVEASEERGHLRGQVSPAMPTSVGEVVHLSFEMGGQRYTGVTSMLHVARDGVVLGLPRSLSVENRRDQQRFRPSAHHRFLVRFTSPFGGQRITRAVLDLGARGFAFPIDASCEVLPAGSHLDTTLLLPDGTEVACRVEVRSVDVVPFEARHDQRLRPYRCGVRILDMPRTVRDAIVDAFVSARAPQVKDGTEFRFPDLWRMMEDARYTFHPDHPFGEESRVLPVLEATHERLGRARDLGRSLVFTDPHRLLGHVNGLRMYSGTWLVQHLAVLPGVRRGEQISSELTSLAVEVGEAMEDVEFIRYMWRTDNRWPHRLGTWLARVLEGQGLCHLRQFHYLRADLGPRPVAAERVLPAVREAGPEDRQWLESYLRRRGEMVRLLSEDLRADPGAESALGDRFRRAGLHRERRMFVVDGAAGPVAMALQEEATPGLSLIEVTNGFNLVVADREHPLTRDAVAALAGRCMAHALERGRRSALGMVDALDVPVLREAGFVDQGCFSEWTFHRSMVRRWCEAWRSLFERQVPTRRAPHRSPVPAASPSPSPVPAHDQEAR from the coding sequence ATGAGCGTGCCGACTCACGAAGTCCTCATCGTCCACCCCGACGAAGCGCGCCGTGGCGCGCTGGTGGCGGCGCTGGGCGCGCACCGGGTCGCGGCGGTGGGCTCGCAGTTGGAGGCCACGCGCCGCATGGAGTCCTCGGTGCCCACGTTGATCATCGCGCCCGCGGACAACGCGCGCCGCTTCCTGCGCCACGTGGACCGGGCCGCGCCGGAGGCCGTCTGCGTGTTCGTCTGCGCGCGGTCGGATCAGCAGGGGCTGGAGGAGTTGGTGGAGACGGCGGCGGAGGGCCACGTCTTCAGCACCGTGGACGACGCGCTGACGGAAGGGGAGCTGAGCGCGCGCCTGCGGGACATCCTCCAGCTGCGCGCCTCCACGCGCGTGTCGCTGGACGCGGGCATGCGGGTGGACTTCCTGCTGCACGGGCGGTCCTTCGTCGCGGAGTGCCAGGACCTGGGCCACTTCGGCGCCGCGCTGCTCGTGCCCATGGACGCGTCGATGGCGGCCTTCCTTCCGGGGACGCCCCTGGAGGGGCTGTCCATGGTTCGCGACGGACGCCCCGTGCTGCACGTGGCCCGCGCGTACGTGCGCCACGCCACGCCCGTCCAGCAGGGGCCACAGGCCTTCCTTCGCGTGGGCCTCTCCTGGCGGCCCGGACCCGGCGAGGCCACGGCGGCCCCGCCGCGCACGCTGCGGGACCCGGTGGCCGTGCAGGCCGCGCTGCGCAAGGCGCTCCGGCGGGAGCTGCCCCTGTGGTTGCACCCTCCGGACCGCCAGGCGGCGCACTTCCGGTTGGAGTCCGCCGCGGTGGAGGCGTCGGAGGAGCGCGGGCACCTGCGCGGTCAGGTCTCCCCGGCGATGCCCACGAGCGTGGGCGAGGTGGTCCACCTCTCCTTCGAGATGGGCGGTCAGCGCTACACGGGCGTCACCAGCATGCTCCACGTCGCGCGGGACGGCGTGGTGTTGGGGCTGCCCCGTTCGCTGTCGGTGGAGAACCGGCGCGACCAGCAGCGCTTCCGCCCCAGCGCGCACCACCGCTTCCTCGTGCGCTTCACCTCGCCCTTCGGCGGCCAGCGCATCACCCGCGCGGTGCTGGACCTGGGCGCGCGCGGCTTCGCCTTCCCCATCGACGCGTCGTGCGAGGTGCTGCCCGCGGGCTCGCACCTGGACACCACGCTGCTGCTGCCGGACGGCACGGAGGTGGCGTGCCGGGTGGAGGTGCGCTCGGTGGACGTCGTCCCCTTCGAGGCCCGGCATGATCAGCGCCTCAGGCCCTACCGCTGTGGGGTGCGCATCCTGGACATGCCGCGGACGGTGCGCGACGCCATCGTGGACGCGTTCGTGTCGGCGCGGGCGCCCCAGGTGAAGGACGGCACGGAGTTCCGCTTCCCGGACCTCTGGCGGATGATGGAGGACGCCCGCTACACCTTCCACCCGGACCACCCGTTCGGCGAGGAGTCCCGCGTCCTGCCCGTCCTGGAAGCCACCCACGAACGACTGGGCCGCGCGCGCGACCTGGGGCGCTCGCTCGTCTTCACGGACCCGCACCGGCTCCTGGGGCACGTCAACGGCCTGCGCATGTACTCCGGCACCTGGCTGGTGCAGCACCTGGCCGTGCTGCCGGGGGTCCGGCGGGGCGAGCAGATCTCCAGTGAGCTGACGTCGCTGGCGGTGGAGGTGGGCGAGGCGATGGAGGACGTGGAGTTCATCCGCTACATGTGGCGCACCGACAACCGCTGGCCGCACCGGCTGGGGACCTGGCTGGCGCGCGTGCTGGAGGGCCAGGGGCTGTGTCACCTGCGCCAGTTCCACTACCTGCGCGCGGACCTGGGGCCCAGGCCGGTCGCGGCGGAGCGGGTGCTGCCAGCCGTGCGCGAGGCGGGGCCGGAGGATCGCCAGTGGCTGGAGTCGTACCTGCGCCGTCGCGGGGAGATGGTGCGCCTGCTCAGCGAGGACCTGCGCGCGGACCCGGGCGCCGAGTCCGCCCTGGGCGACCGCTTCCGGAGGGCGGGGCTGCACCGGGAGCGGCGCATGTTCGTGGTGGACGGGGCGGCGGGGCCGGTCGCGATGGCGCTCCAGGAGGAGGCGACGCCCGGCCTGAGCCTCATCGAAGTCACCAACGGGTTCAACCTGGTGGTCGCGGACCGCGAGCACCCCCTGACGCGCGACGCGGTGGCGGCGCTGGCGGGGCGGTGCATGGCGCACGCGCTCGAACGGGGCCGGCGCTCGGCGCTGGGCATGGTGGACGCGCTGGACGTGCCGGTGCTGCGCGAGGCGGGGTTCGTGGACCAGGGCTGCTTCTCCGAGTGGACCTTCCACCGCTCCATGGTGCGGCGCTGGTGCGAGGCCTGGCGCTCGCTCTTCGAGCGGCAGGTGCCCACCCGGCGCGCGCCGCACCGGTCCCCGGTCCCGGCCGCGTCCCCGTCCCCGTCCCCGGTCCCGGCGCATGATCAGGAGGCGCGGTGA
- a CDS encoding POT-type proton-dependent oligopeptide transporter produces MAETSSPTNRFPPQIPYIIGNEACERFSFYGMRNILTVFFIDYLLRTHVPDVGAREAQAKGLFHLFMAGVFFFPLIGGYLADRFFGKFQTIFALSLVYCAGHACLAFFEDNATGFYTGLTLIAVGSGGIKPCVAAMVGDQFTAGNSHLVKKVFAIFYWTINFGSFFASLFVPLLMTKFGPAVAFGVPGVLMFLATVIFWAGRKHYVLVPPTGPNPHSFLKVVASAFKGDAPRGGHWLDRAKATHPAEAVEGVKAVFRVAGLMLPFIPFFWMLFDQKASTWVVQARSMDPHVGSLVFQPSQMQFINPLLVMLLIPFLTAVIYPLSQRLGWELTPLRRMPLGLVFGAVSFLIAGFFQVAMEGGATLNITWQLLPYIVLTVGEILVSTTGLEFAYTQAPREMKGTVQSVWLVTNTLANVAVAIAAALNVFTGAGQFFFYAGMALVAAVGMALVARRFVVHDYFQTDARAPVAGHAPAAAAKPAA; encoded by the coding sequence ATGGCCGAGACCTCCTCCCCGACCAACCGCTTCCCGCCCCAGATTCCCTACATCATCGGGAACGAGGCCTGCGAGCGCTTCAGCTTCTACGGGATGCGGAACATCCTGACGGTGTTCTTCATCGACTACCTGTTGCGCACGCACGTGCCCGACGTGGGCGCGCGCGAGGCGCAGGCGAAGGGCCTGTTCCACCTGTTCATGGCGGGGGTGTTCTTCTTTCCGCTCATCGGTGGCTACCTGGCGGACCGCTTCTTCGGGAAGTTCCAGACCATCTTCGCGCTGAGCCTCGTGTATTGCGCGGGGCACGCGTGCCTGGCGTTCTTCGAGGACAACGCCACGGGCTTCTACACGGGCCTGACGCTCATCGCGGTGGGCAGCGGCGGCATCAAGCCGTGCGTCGCCGCGATGGTGGGTGACCAGTTCACGGCGGGCAACAGCCACCTGGTGAAGAAGGTCTTCGCCATCTTCTACTGGACCATCAACTTCGGTTCGTTCTTCGCGTCGCTGTTCGTGCCGCTGTTGATGACGAAGTTCGGGCCGGCGGTGGCGTTCGGCGTGCCGGGCGTGCTGATGTTCCTGGCGACGGTCATCTTCTGGGCGGGCCGCAAGCACTACGTGCTGGTGCCGCCCACGGGCCCCAACCCGCACTCCTTCCTCAAGGTGGTGGCCAGCGCCTTCAAGGGCGACGCGCCCCGGGGGGGCCACTGGCTGGACCGCGCGAAGGCGACGCACCCGGCGGAGGCGGTGGAGGGCGTGAAGGCGGTGTTCCGGGTGGCGGGGCTGATGCTGCCCTTCATCCCCTTCTTCTGGATGTTGTTCGACCAGAAGGCGTCCACCTGGGTGGTGCAGGCGCGCTCGATGGATCCGCACGTGGGCAGCCTGGTGTTCCAGCCCAGCCAGATGCAGTTCATCAACCCGCTGCTGGTGATGTTGCTGATTCCGTTCCTCACCGCCGTCATCTACCCGCTCTCCCAGCGGCTGGGCTGGGAGCTGACGCCGCTGCGGCGCATGCCCCTGGGGCTGGTGTTCGGCGCGGTGTCGTTCCTCATCGCCGGCTTCTTCCAGGTGGCGATGGAGGGCGGAGCCACGCTGAACATCACCTGGCAGTTGTTGCCGTACATCGTGCTGACGGTGGGGGAGATCCTCGTGTCCACCACGGGCCTGGAGTTCGCGTACACGCAGGCGCCCCGGGAGATGAAGGGCACCGTGCAGAGCGTCTGGCTGGTGACGAACACGCTGGCCAACGTGGCGGTGGCCATCGCCGCGGCGCTCAACGTCTTCACCGGCGCGGGGCAGTTCTTCTTCTACGCGGGCATGGCGCTGGTGGCCGCGGTGGGCATGGCGCTGGTGGCACGCCGCTTCGTCGTGCACGACTACTTCCAGACGGACGCGAGGGCCCCGGTGGCTGGCCACGCGCCGGCGGCAGCCGCGAAGCCCGCGGCCTGA
- a CDS encoding peptide MFS transporter yields MQSTVAAGEARKGHPPGLYLLFATEMWERMSYYGMRGLLVLFLTDKVRGGFGWSAADALGLYGTYTGLVYLTPILGGYIADRYIGQRKAVLLGGVLMIIGHLLLALPGVSIFYAGLGFLIIGNGFFKPNISTMVGGLYPAGDGRRDGAFTIFYMGINLGAVLGNFICGTLGERVGWHWGFGSAGVGMALGVIIFMAFSRRLLGNVGLEPAPRPPPSVTATSDGKRHTFSREEWDRIIVIFIIALFVVAFWTGFEQAGGLMNLYTDQKVDRVMFGWEVPTTWFQNFNSFFIVGLAPLFAMLWGALAARGKDLSIPVKMSLGLICVAVGFAFMLGASKESAGDGKAAAWWVIMAYLFHTMGELCLSPVGLSMVSKVAPQRVTSAMMGVWFLANAVANKLSGVLGGYSEKMGEFSVFLTIVIGAGLAGVILLFLAPMLKRMMHGTDEVTPVPADPQHGGAAHAAT; encoded by the coding sequence ATGCAAAGCACCGTCGCCGCGGGCGAGGCCCGCAAGGGGCATCCCCCGGGCCTCTACCTGTTGTTCGCCACCGAGATGTGGGAGCGCATGTCCTATTACGGCATGCGCGGCCTGTTGGTGCTCTTCCTCACCGACAAGGTGCGGGGCGGCTTTGGCTGGTCCGCGGCGGATGCGCTGGGCCTCTACGGCACGTACACGGGCCTCGTGTACCTGACGCCCATCCTGGGCGGCTACATCGCGGACCGCTACATCGGCCAGCGCAAGGCGGTGTTGTTGGGCGGTGTGCTGATGATCATCGGCCACCTGTTATTGGCCTTGCCAGGCGTCTCCATCTTCTACGCGGGCCTGGGCTTCCTCATCATCGGCAACGGCTTCTTCAAGCCGAACATCTCCACGATGGTGGGCGGGCTGTACCCCGCGGGGGACGGCCGGCGCGACGGTGCCTTCACCATCTTCTACATGGGCATCAACCTGGGCGCGGTGCTGGGCAACTTCATCTGCGGCACGCTGGGTGAGCGCGTGGGCTGGCACTGGGGCTTCGGGTCCGCGGGCGTGGGCATGGCCCTGGGCGTCATCATCTTCATGGCCTTCTCCCGCCGCCTGCTGGGCAACGTGGGCCTGGAGCCCGCGCCGCGTCCGCCCCCGTCGGTGACGGCGACGTCGGATGGCAAGCGCCACACCTTCTCCCGCGAGGAGTGGGATCGCATCATCGTCATCTTCATCATCGCGCTGTTCGTGGTGGCGTTCTGGACGGGCTTCGAGCAGGCGGGCGGCCTGATGAACCTCTACACGGACCAGAAGGTGGACCGGGTGATGTTCGGCTGGGAGGTGCCCACCACCTGGTTCCAGAACTTCAACTCCTTCTTCATCGTGGGGCTGGCGCCGCTGTTCGCGATGCTGTGGGGCGCGCTGGCGGCCCGAGGCAAGGACCTGAGCATCCCGGTGAAGATGTCGCTGGGCCTCATCTGCGTGGCGGTGGGCTTCGCCTTCATGCTGGGCGCCTCCAAGGAGAGCGCGGGCGACGGCAAGGCGGCGGCGTGGTGGGTCATCATGGCGTACCTGTTCCACACCATGGGCGAGCTGTGCCTGTCGCCGGTGGGCCTCTCCATGGTGAGCAAGGTGGCGCCCCAGCGCGTCACCTCCGCGATGATGGGCGTGTGGTTCCTGGCGAACGCGGTGGCCAACAAGCTGTCCGGCGTGCTGGGTGGCTACTCGGAGAAGATGGGTGAGTTCAGCGTGTTCCTCACCATCGTCATCGGCGCGGGGCTGGCGGGCGTCATCCTGCTGTTCCTCGCCCCCATGCTGAAGCGGATGATGCACGGCACGGATGAAGTGACGCCCGTGCCGGCCGACCCGCAGCACGGCGGCGCGGCGCACGCGGCCACCTGA
- a CDS encoding zinc ribbon domain-containing protein, with protein sequence MAFRFLAIPAHRLVDFPKTLPDDERLEPDLPPVLEAVERALAGAEFRDLKARDRMRALLQGDRPPALGSPGKGFGPSAVFAQPPQDLPALLRMADELEQLARREAGERALVWKCGECSARYAVPVALVRQVSIRCERCGHPVQLSSQQSLGEEALIDPFQGAVNTSRYELAAFFREAMARGWPVLVAEGGTPAPRGRSSSTAA encoded by the coding sequence GTGGCCTTCCGATTCCTCGCAATTCCTGCCCACCGGCTGGTGGACTTCCCCAAGACGCTGCCGGACGACGAACGCCTCGAGCCGGACCTGCCGCCGGTGCTCGAGGCGGTGGAGCGCGCCCTCGCCGGCGCCGAGTTCCGCGACCTGAAGGCCAGGGACCGCATGCGCGCCCTGCTCCAGGGAGACCGGCCGCCCGCGCTGGGTTCGCCGGGCAAGGGCTTTGGCCCCAGCGCCGTCTTCGCCCAGCCGCCCCAGGACCTGCCGGCGCTCCTGCGCATGGCGGACGAGCTGGAGCAGCTGGCGCGGCGGGAGGCAGGCGAGCGCGCCCTGGTGTGGAAGTGCGGCGAGTGCAGCGCCCGCTACGCGGTGCCGGTCGCCCTGGTGCGCCAGGTGTCCATCCGCTGTGAGCGCTGCGGCCACCCGGTGCAGCTGTCCTCGCAGCAGAGCCTGGGCGAGGAGGCCCTCATCGACCCGTTCCAGGGCGCGGTGAACACCAGCCGGTACGAGCTGGCGGCCTTCTTCCGCGAGGCGATGGCGCGCGGCTGGCCCGTGCTCGTCGCCGAGGGTGGAACCCCCGCGCCGCGCGGCCGCTCGTCCAGCACCGCGGCCTGA
- a CDS encoding ATP-binding protein, whose protein sequence is MSGRLPAVKVQDVSPDNAPEVSVRATSTLLLYFEHRYGAERLAKVWREHGFSLGLDYMRTPTNYVSLRFLERAAAALREESGDSRFMREAGLFTASPQALGFVFYMLRAFGSPKACYKQTIDFSPSYNRVGMFTVDLLEHKRLKLSYRSSTPEQTRNICELRMGQFASFPTIWGLAPAEVRETECQVLGGEACRYHLTWTDPPTLWGHYLGLLLGMVSGLLATHLGWGDALFSVTSLGVGGFALGGWLDRRRELKRKDELLAAQAQANMGSLRELQQRYDEVFGSNVALEDRVAARTRELSEANAKLEAALIKQREQDRLKTEFFDNVSHELRTPLTLILLSLDALQKEPESLPTSVRQQLTTLDRSTQRLLRLIDNLLNLAQLEAGKVRLRYQPLELHAFLTSQLLPFRSVAEKQGLNLTLEGGPLSPVHVDVERIEGVFHNLVSNALKFTPPGGSIAVRLREDEASVHVEVVDTGQGMAPADLSVIFDRFAQADTSGTRRFGGSGIGLALVKETLELHSGGIEVSSTPGQGSSFRVRLPKGTQHLREDLRERRVTDLPARRERRSSGRFATVLAATVAGTQRPTEPQDHTRADSKAPRILVVEDDAEIRAFIADILAPSYRVLEAANGEEGVRRALEERPDLVVSDVMMPVLSGLNLLVQLRAHAQTVDLPVILLTARQEVAAKVEALGAGANDYLGKPFSPRELLARVETQLRLREAAVRAAENERLAAIGLLTSGFAHEVRNPLNGLMNALIPLKDVLQGRQSGGDPNMGPAMLEVMEECGQRIRHLAESLLSFVRTAEKPVAVRLDQALDSTLSVLGWRIPPDVVVERAYQCADPIWGDPGMLNQVWLNLLDNALRAVGSTGRVLVETAQEGDEARVTIVDTGVGIRPEDLERLFQPFFSTRAAGEGTGLGLALSRRIVLQHGGRIHISSQMGQGTRVEVRLPLRPAHAEPLAATSTLGAGAGTSGWGRWSRRIS, encoded by the coding sequence GTGAGTGGACGCCTGCCGGCGGTGAAGGTGCAGGACGTGTCGCCGGACAACGCCCCGGAGGTGAGCGTCCGCGCCACGTCCACGCTGCTGCTGTACTTCGAACACCGCTACGGCGCCGAGCGCCTGGCGAAGGTGTGGCGCGAGCACGGGTTCAGCCTGGGGCTGGACTACATGCGCACGCCGACGAACTACGTCTCGCTGCGCTTCCTGGAGCGCGCCGCGGCGGCGCTGCGCGAGGAGTCCGGCGACTCGCGCTTCATGCGCGAGGCGGGCCTGTTCACCGCGTCACCGCAGGCGCTGGGCTTCGTCTTCTACATGCTGCGCGCCTTCGGCTCCCCCAAGGCCTGCTACAAACAGACCATCGACTTCTCCCCCAGCTACAACCGGGTGGGCATGTTCACGGTGGACCTGCTGGAGCACAAGCGGCTCAAGCTGTCCTACCGCAGCAGCACCCCGGAGCAGACCCGCAACATCTGCGAGCTGCGCATGGGGCAGTTCGCGTCCTTCCCCACCATCTGGGGCCTGGCCCCCGCGGAGGTGCGCGAGACGGAGTGCCAGGTGCTGGGCGGCGAGGCGTGCCGCTATCACCTCACCTGGACGGATCCGCCCACGCTCTGGGGGCACTACCTGGGCCTCCTGCTGGGCATGGTGAGCGGGCTGCTGGCCACGCACCTGGGCTGGGGGGACGCGCTCTTCTCCGTGACGTCGCTGGGCGTGGGCGGCTTCGCGCTGGGCGGGTGGCTGGACCGGCGGCGCGAGCTCAAGCGCAAGGACGAGCTGCTCGCCGCGCAGGCGCAGGCGAACATGGGCTCGCTGCGCGAGCTGCAGCAGCGCTACGACGAGGTCTTCGGCAGCAACGTGGCGTTGGAGGACCGCGTGGCGGCGCGCACGCGGGAGCTGTCGGAAGCCAACGCGAAGCTGGAGGCGGCGCTCATCAAGCAGCGCGAGCAGGACCGGCTGAAGACGGAGTTCTTCGACAACGTGAGCCACGAGCTGCGCACCCCGCTCACGCTCATCCTCCTGTCGCTGGACGCGCTCCAGAAGGAGCCGGAGTCGCTGCCCACGTCGGTGCGCCAGCAGCTGACGACGCTGGACCGCAGCACGCAGCGGCTCCTGCGCCTCATCGACAACCTGCTCAACCTGGCGCAGCTGGAGGCGGGCAAGGTGCGCCTGCGCTACCAGCCGCTGGAGCTGCACGCCTTCCTCACGTCGCAGCTGTTGCCCTTCCGCTCCGTGGCGGAGAAGCAGGGGCTGAACCTCACGCTGGAGGGCGGGCCGCTGTCCCCGGTGCACGTGGACGTGGAGCGCATCGAGGGCGTGTTCCACAACCTGGTGTCCAACGCGCTCAAGTTCACGCCGCCCGGGGGCAGCATCGCCGTGCGCCTGCGCGAGGACGAGGCCAGCGTGCACGTGGAGGTGGTGGACACCGGCCAGGGCATGGCGCCCGCGGACCTGTCCGTCATCTTCGACCGCTTCGCCCAGGCGGACACGTCCGGCACGCGGCGCTTCGGAGGCAGCGGCATTGGCCTGGCGCTGGTGAAGGAGACGCTGGAGCTGCACTCGGGCGGCATCGAGGTGTCGAGCACGCCGGGCCAGGGCAGCAGCTTCCGCGTGCGGCTGCCCAAGGGCACCCAGCACCTGCGCGAGGACCTGCGCGAGCGCCGGGTCACGGACCTGCCCGCGCGCCGGGAGCGCCGCAGCTCCGGCCGCTTCGCCACCGTGCTGGCCGCCACCGTCGCGGGGACGCAGCGCCCCACGGAGCCGCAGGACCACACGCGCGCGGACTCCAAGGCCCCCCGCATCCTGGTGGTGGAGGACGACGCGGAGATCCGCGCCTTCATCGCGGACATCCTCGCGCCCAGCTACCGGGTGCTGGAGGCGGCGAACGGCGAGGAGGGCGTGCGCAGGGCGCTGGAGGAGCGGCCGGACCTGGTGGTGTCGGACGTGATGATGCCGGTGCTGTCCGGCCTCAACCTGCTGGTGCAGCTGCGCGCCCATGCGCAGACGGTGGACCTGCCCGTCATCCTGCTCACCGCGCGCCAGGAGGTGGCCGCCAAGGTGGAGGCCCTGGGCGCGGGCGCCAATGACTACCTGGGCAAGCCCTTCAGCCCGCGAGAGCTGCTGGCGCGCGTGGAGACGCAGCTGCGTCTGCGCGAGGCGGCGGTGCGCGCGGCGGAGAACGAGCGGCTGGCGGCCATCGGCCTGCTCACCTCCGGCTTCGCGCACGAGGTGCGAAACCCGCTCAACGGGCTGATGAACGCGCTCATCCCGCTGAAGGACGTGCTCCAGGGCCGGCAGTCCGGCGGCGACCCGAACATGGGGCCGGCGATGCTGGAGGTGATGGAGGAGTGCGGCCAGCGGATCCGCCACCTGGCGGAGTCGCTCCTGTCCTTCGTGCGCACGGCGGAGAAGCCCGTGGCGGTGCGGTTGGATCAGGCGCTCGACTCCACGCTCAGCGTGCTGGGCTGGCGCATCCCCCCGGACGTGGTGGTGGAGCGCGCCTACCAGTGCGCGGATCCCATCTGGGGCGACCCCGGCATGCTCAACCAGGTGTGGCTCAACCTGTTGGACAACGCCCTGCGCGCGGTGGGCTCCACCGGTCGCGTGCTGGTGGAGACGGCGCAGGAGGGCGACGAGGCGCGCGTCACCATCGTGGACACCGGGGTGGGCATCCGCCCGGAGGACCTGGAGCGGCTCTTCCAGCCCTTCTTCTCCACCCGCGCGGCCGGTGAGGGCACCGGCCTGGGGCTGGCGCTCAGCCGTCGCATCGTCCTGCAGCACGGCGGACGCATCCACATCTCCAGCCAGATGGGGCAGGGCACGCGGGTGGAGGTGCGGCTGCCCCTGCGCCCGGCGCACGCGGAGCCGCTGGCGGCGACCTCCACCCTTGGTGCGGGTGCCGGGACGTCAGGCTGGGGGCGCTGGTCGCGGCGCATCAGCTGA
- the nadA gene encoding quinolinate synthase NadA yields MGETVDYEAGIRELKRSMNAVILAHYYQESEVQDVADFVGDSLALAQAAARTEADVIVFCGVHFMAETAKILNPTRQVLLPDLKAGCSLSDRCPPAAFKAFKDKHPDAFVVSYVNSSAAVKAMSDVICTSSNAVRIVNQIPKDRPILFAPDQHLGRHVMKETGRDMVLWPGSCIVHEIFSEKKLVGLKVEHPDAEVVAHPECEQQVLRHADFIGSTKAILDHVVKSPKSKFIVVTEAGILHQMKKSAPDKTYIPAPPDNGCACNECPYMRLNTLEKLYRCMRDRTPELVLPADLQHAALAPLRRMLEWSA; encoded by the coding sequence ATGGGCGAGACGGTGGACTACGAGGCCGGCATCCGGGAGCTGAAGCGCTCCATGAACGCGGTCATCCTGGCGCACTACTACCAGGAGAGCGAAGTGCAGGACGTGGCTGACTTCGTCGGCGACAGCCTGGCGCTCGCCCAGGCCGCGGCGCGCACGGAGGCGGACGTCATCGTCTTCTGCGGCGTGCACTTCATGGCGGAGACCGCGAAGATCCTCAATCCGACCCGGCAGGTGCTGCTGCCGGACCTGAAGGCGGGCTGCTCGCTGTCGGACCGGTGTCCGCCCGCGGCCTTCAAGGCCTTCAAGGACAAGCACCCGGACGCGTTCGTGGTGTCGTACGTGAACAGCTCCGCCGCGGTGAAGGCGATGAGCGACGTCATCTGCACGTCGTCCAACGCGGTCCGCATCGTGAACCAGATTCCGAAGGACCGGCCCATCCTCTTCGCGCCGGATCAACACCTGGGGCGCCACGTGATGAAGGAGACGGGGCGCGACATGGTGCTGTGGCCGGGCAGCTGCATCGTCCACGAGATCTTCAGTGAGAAGAAGCTGGTGGGGCTGAAGGTGGAGCACCCGGACGCGGAGGTGGTGGCCCATCCGGAGTGCGAGCAGCAGGTGCTGCGGCACGCGGACTTCATCGGGTCCACCAAGGCCATCCTGGACCACGTGGTGAAGAGCCCGAAGTCGAAGTTCATCGTGGTGACGGAGGCCGGCATCCTCCACCAGATGAAGAAGAGCGCGCCGGACAAGACGTACATTCCCGCCCCCCCGGACAACGGGTGCGCGTGCAACGAGTGCCCGTACATGCGCCTCAACACGCTGGAGAAGCTCTACCGGTGCATGCGGGACCGGACCCCGGAGCTGGTGCTGCCGGCGGACCTGCAGCACGCGGCGCTCGCCCCCTTGCGGCGCATGCTGGAGTGGTCGGCCTGA
- a CDS encoding metallothionein — MARSATLMTAGLLLGGLWLLPATAHACEAHAKATASQDKAPPSATPPQAKQDEAPRPLEELDQLLTAKCSCGSKADCTCKRGKCECSKCSGRAAPRQVTDALRGRPATQELQQARYDASAGVFI, encoded by the coding sequence ATGGCACGCAGCGCGACGTTGATGACCGCGGGATTGCTGCTGGGCGGCCTGTGGCTGTTGCCCGCCACCGCCCATGCCTGCGAGGCCCACGCGAAGGCGACCGCCTCCCAGGACAAGGCCCCGCCCTCCGCGACGCCTCCCCAGGCGAAGCAGGACGAGGCGCCCCGCCCCCTGGAGGAGCTGGACCAGCTGCTGACCGCGAAGTGCTCGTGCGGCAGCAAGGCGGACTGCACCTGCAAGCGCGGCAAGTGCGAATGCTCGAAGTGCTCGGGCCGCGCCGCGCCGCGTCAGGTGACGGATGCGCTGCGCGGCCGTCCCGCGACGCAGGAACTCCAGCAGGCGCGCTACGACGCGTCCGCGGGCGTCTTCATCTGA
- a CDS encoding methyltransferase domain-containing protein gives MYLMESADESRRLWEQQQAQDTRAMLHRTGLKLGHRALDAGCGPGGIAELMAEVVGEGGHVTGVDLHAGRIDEARARNGQRPHLSFVQADVRTTGLPSDAFDYVWSQYVFEYLPDRSVALAELVRVTRPGGRVVVSDIDGLGFQNWPFPEALREGTQRIVEALEARGFDLYVGRKLYSEFRRAGLTDLRVHLMPFYLAPGAAEARLLRDWKTRFEALAPVAVPALGGPAAYQAHCEAFLEMLADPEGLKYAVTLVTEGTKT, from the coding sequence ATGTACCTGATGGAATCCGCTGACGAGTCCCGCCGCCTCTGGGAGCAGCAGCAGGCCCAGGACACGCGCGCGATGCTCCACCGCACGGGCCTCAAGCTGGGGCACCGGGCGCTGGACGCGGGCTGCGGCCCGGGAGGCATCGCCGAGTTGATGGCGGAGGTGGTGGGGGAGGGCGGCCATGTCACCGGCGTGGACCTTCACGCGGGCCGCATCGACGAGGCGCGGGCGCGCAATGGCCAGCGGCCCCACCTGTCCTTCGTCCAGGCGGATGTGCGCACCACGGGCCTGCCTTCGGACGCCTTCGACTACGTGTGGAGTCAGTACGTCTTCGAATACCTGCCGGACCGGAGCGTGGCGCTCGCGGAGCTGGTCCGCGTGACGCGGCCGGGGGGCCGGGTCGTGGTGTCCGACATCGACGGGCTGGGCTTCCAGAACTGGCCGTTCCCGGAGGCCCTGCGCGAAGGCACGCAGCGCATCGTGGAGGCGCTGGAGGCGCGGGGGTTCGACCTGTACGTGGGGCGCAAGCTCTACTCGGAGTTCCGCCGCGCGGGGCTGACCGACCTGCGCGTGCACCTGATGCCCTTCTACCTGGCGCCGGGCGCCGCGGAGGCGCGGCTGCTGCGCGACTGGAAGACGCGCTTCGAGGCCCTGGCGCCGGTGGCCGTGCCCGCCCTGGGCGGCCCCGCCGCCTATCAGGCGCACTGCGAGGCGTTCCTGGAGATGCTGGCGGACCCGGAGGGACTGAAATATGCGGTGACGCTGGTCACCGAAGGAACCAAAACGTGA